One stretch of Narcine bancroftii isolate sNarBan1 chromosome 8, sNarBan1.hap1, whole genome shotgun sequence DNA includes these proteins:
- the LOC138740383 gene encoding APC membrane recruitment protein 1 isoform X1 → METGSSEEAAGTKALSPGCGELAGGGQTQGAAVLAPYDCTDVTDTEQSSGKLKKTAFKLFGGRKSICTLPSFFTMKNKGQVKGFSKKGLSKSKTLNGISEVALEINQKEGIDPVWSGYNDSSRWSSAASRTLRASKSENSALDNKVNFDFHKWESIESENSEGFAHKRSTDKPSSERRSKKGLRGLFNSIRRHKKNKDVDKTDPHDSNHAAADDGFAHSEQPTSRQQGVGVEFKKGMVELNLKPSCKMNCKEAGDSADRIGTENGASFSTESHAFKFEKPSRNKRNEFETSCTEVRKISIGESKALNRKPSALIPNLNSSYGSMPDIVKPDCTDHDPPSVHSFDQVSMTFGDVTSLKSFDSLTGCGDIIADHDEDSIPESTVSGERRTAGKRSSCLVTYQGGGEEMATPDEVEDEYLKGLWEKTAETAAVFGSSQDGAEDGGECLRSPSEVEHSSLPINLLDPCALRGITDSAINSSELVTPQSDHQESAPNSDEGYYDSTTPGHDEEGGDSISETKNERLPRDSYSGDALYELFEQNDSLINSPPSDEHSLETKPPLGVSLTSILSFSLPVDTNVHCIPSKQNVMIPSEQERFNFIQKDEIRLAHLQQQLTCWESNGKIMCRKASSVKEKEKFSGDVLETEFSKIGTDAVAISAKNEQTTVSAEPLASSSLNKSAKMKAEYTSENADGQNWTKLQRLGPKETDNRYMTYQQSTCESCSASKLHHNVLGATNVHEYKKDNCVKWGQQMKHRENQRLIKVIQNRSGTNEVIADLSGSTSDYTDVGKAEEKFEQAISYSQALVEFTANRKLYPNLSESLGSSDSGSQLTEGIHALPAMVTFDVVDVENEEECDQQSEMVMDEEISASYEAFDNGYSEKGPYHHCDERMFQSCVQNSPFGVCWGAASLPRHSSLYKLNPSLPAPLSLSRRSRSLDTDSLESELTDLYLSKVTAASKSTPQSPNVAPYEWDGRKASAYPWIGKKSGQIVYLETPEIAYDLHCSGQQLAKCKQESVPLGKKNTTVNSFCPSATDLDKLPINQTGDLSLHCKSNSVKLTSQNQSTSKENLEPVIKNKMPQTSRKLVRPSHLPLQNDDFMLQTSSSNSTRENATGNRALLSLNERGEEDICKIASLTPYSHSEPELVVKARGPVEIPRVQSPFLLNKTNSEAQPGSYWMSYSCQ, encoded by the coding sequence ATGGAAACTGGCAGCAGTGAAGAGGCAGCTGGAACAAAGGCTTTGTCTCCTGGCTGTGGGGAACTTGCTGGAGGGGGCCAGACCCAGGGAGCAGCTGTGCTTGCACCGTACGACTGTACTGATGTCACCGATACTGAACAGTCTTCTGGGAAGCTTAAGAAAACCGCATTTAAACTGTTTGGAGGAAGGAAGAGCATTTGCACACTCCCTAGCTTTTTCACTATGAAGAACAAAGGACAAGTGAAGGGATTCTCCAAAAAGGGACTCAGCAAAAGCAAAACCCTCAATGGTATAAgtgaggtggctttggagattaaCCAAAAAGAAGGAATTGATCCTGTGTGGAGTGGATACAATGATTCATCTCGTTGGAGCTCTGCAGCATCAAGAACCTTGCGTGCGTCTAAAAGTGAGAACTCAGCACTTGATAACAAAGTCAACTTTGATTTCCATAAATGGGAATCTATAGAGTCAGAGAACTCTGAAGGTTTTGCTCACAAACGAAGCACTGACAAGCCCTCAAGCGAGAGGAGGTCGAAGAAGGGCCTGAGGGGTCTCTTTAATAGCATCAGGCGTCACAAAAAGAACAAAGATGTTGATAAAACGGATCCACATGACAGTAACCATGCTGCTGCCGATGATGGTTTTGCACATTCAGAACAGCCGACATCAAGACAACAAGGTGTGGGGGTTGAATTCAAAAAGGGCATGGTGGAGCTAAACCTAAAGCCTTCATGTAAAATGAACTGTAAAGAAGCAGGCGACTCTGCAGATCGAATTGGAACTGAAAACGGTGCAAGCTTTTCCACTGAATCACAtgcttttaaatttgaaaaaccATCGAGAAATAAGAGAAATGAGTTTGAGACATCTTGTACAGAGGTAAGGAAAATAAGTATAGGTGAAAGTAAGGCATTAAATAGGAAGCCTAGTGCTCTTATTCCTAATCTGAACTCCAGTTATGGTAGCATGCCTGATATTGTAAAACCAGATTGCACAGATCATGACCCACCATCTGTGCATTCTTTTGATCAAGTCAGCATGACTTTTGGTGATGTGACTTCATTGAAGAGCTTTGATTCTCTAACAGGCTGTGGGGACATTATTGCCGACCACGACGAGGATAGTATCCCTGAAAGCACAGTGTCGGGGGAGAGGAGAACAGCTGGGAAGCGAAGCTCCTGTTTGGTCACCTATCAGGGCGGCGGGGAGGAAATGGCAACGCCGGATGAAGTTGAAGATGAATATCTTAAAGGGCTCTGGGAGAAAACAGCAGAGACGGCTGCAGTGTTTGGTAGCAGCCAGGATGGAGCAGAGGATGGTGGTGAGTGTTTGAGATCCCCCAGTGAGGTAGAGCATTCTTCCTTGCCTATCAATTTGTTGGATCCTTGTGCTCTGCGAGGGATCACTGATAGTGCAATCAACAGTAGCGAACTGGTGACACCGCAGAGTGACCATCAGGAGTCGGCACCAAATAGTGACGAGGGTTATTATGACTCTACCACCCCCGGTCATGATGAGGAAGGGGGAGACAGCATTAGTGAAACCAAAAATGAAAGACTCCCAAGGGATAGCTATAGTGGAGACGCCTTGTATGAACTCTTTGAGCAGAATGACAGTCTTATAAATTCCCCACCAAGTGATGAGCATTCTTTAGAAACGAAACCACCTTTGGGTGTCTCACTTACATCTATATTAAGTTTTTCTTTGCCAGTGGATACAAATGTTCATTGTATTCCCAGTAAACAAAATGTTATGATTCCTTCAGAACAAGAGAGATTTAATTTTATTCAGAAAGATGAGATCCGATTAGCTCACCTACAGCAACAGCTAACTTGTTGGGAGTCGAATGGAAAAATTATGTGTCGAAAAGCCTCCTCAgttaaagagaaggaaaagttTTCTGGCGATGTACTTGAGACTGAATTTAGTAAAATTGGCACAGATGCTGTTGCCATTTCTGCCAAAAATGAGCAAACTACCGTTAGCGCAGAACCACTTGCTTCAAGTAGTCTGAATAAAAGTGCAAAGATGAAAGCAGAGTACACTTCAGAGAATGCTGATGGGCAAAACTGGACAAAACTCCAAAGATTGGGTCCAAAGGAAACTGATAATAGATACATGACATACCAGCAGAGTACATGTGAGAGCTGCAGCGCATCGAAACTTCACCATAATGTGTTGGGGGCAACCAATGTGCACGAATACAAAAAGGATAACTGTGTTAAATGGGGCCAACAAATGAAACATCGTGAGAATCAAAGATTGATAAAAGTAATACAGAACCGGTCAGGGACCAATGAAGTGATTGCTGATTTAAGTGGAAGCACCTCTGACTATACCGATGTGGGAAAAGCTGAAGAGAAGTTTGAACAAGCTATCAGCTACTCACAGGCTTTAGTTGAATTCACAGCCAACAGAAAACTTTATCCTAATCTTTCTGAAAGCCTTGGGAGTTCTGATTCCGGGTCTCAACTGACGGAGGGTATACATGCTCTGCCAGCTATGGTAACATTTGATGTTGttgatgttgagaatgaggaagaATGTGACCAGCAGAGTGAGATGGTCATGGATGAGGAGATCTCTGCATCTTACGAGGCCTTTGATAATGGTTATTCGGAGAAAGGTCCTTATCACCATTGTGACGAGAGAATGTTTCAGAGCTGTGTCCAAAATTCTCCCTTTGGTGTTTGCTGGGGGGCAGCCAGTCTGCCACGGCACAGTAGTCTATATAAACTGAATCCTTCATTGCCTGCTCCATTATCACTTAGCAGAAGGAGCAGGTCCCTTGACACTGACAGCTTGGAATCTGAACTCACTGATTTGTATTTGTCAAAGGTCACTGCAGCATCAAAGAGCACCCCACAGTCTCCTAATGTAGCTCCATACGAATGGGATGGCAGGAAAGCATCTGCTTATCCTTGGATTGGCAAAAAAAGTGGTCAAATTGTGTATTTGGAAACCCCAGAGATTGCATATGATTTGCATTGCTCGGGGCAGCAGCTCGCCAAATGCAAGCAAGAATCTGTGCCTTTGGGTAAGAAAAACACAACAGTTAATTCTTTCTGCCCTTCAGCAACAGACTTGGATAAACTGCCCATTAATCAGACTGGAGATTTGAGTTTGCACTGTAAATCTAATTCAGTTAAACTGACATCTCAAAACCAGTCGACAAGTAAAGAAAATCTGGAACCTGTAATTAAGAATAAAATGCCTCAAACTTCAAGAAAATTGGTTAGACCGTCTCATCTACCATTGCAAAATGATGATTTTATGTTGCAGACTAGTTCTAGTAATTCTACTAGAGAAAACGCTACTGGCAATAGGGCTCTTCTTTCCTTGAATGAAAGAGGGGAGGAGGATATCTGTAAAATTGCATCTTTGACTCCGTATTCTCATTCAGAACCTGAACTTGTTGTTAAAGCACGTGGTCCTGTGGAAATCCCTCGGGTGCAATCTCCCTTTCTCTTAAATAAGACAAATTCTGAAGCCCAACCTGGATCCTACTGGATGTCATACAGCTGCCAATAA
- the asb12a gene encoding ankyrin repeat and SOCS box protein 12a → MCLKLSRRNFIDMELEITWPVKMSLVDISKIFNLLQPKDEDDNGEINQLNRAVSNDDDELLAELLSQERYARFINSRSGWGVPATPLRLAAMRGYLKCLEILLACGAEVDSLDVKAQTPLFTAVSGKHLDCVQALLRAGANPNGSIYNNSSPILIAAREGEVEILKELLEHGAEVNVRSKAPAWASNPCACSGPLYLSLVYGHFDCFRLLLLYGANPDFNCTEEKLLSRIKPRKTVLETCFRYGCGTEYVQLLIDFGANIYLPDLTAYKNIRQNEVFKLLNRARAQPRCLMSLARITIRKYLKQQNGLHSIDQLDIPPALKNYVKHVI, encoded by the exons ATGTGTCTGAAACTGAGTAGAAGAAATTTTATTGACATGGAACTGGAAATTACTTGGCCTGTGAAAATGAGCCTGGTGGACATCTCCAAGATATTTAACTTGCTCCAGCCaaaagatgaagatgacaatGGTGAAATAAATCAGCTGAACAGAGCGGTCTCTAATGACGATGATGAACTGTTGGCTGAACTTTTATCCCAGGAGAGGTACGCTAGATTTATCAATAGCCGGAGTGGCTGGGGTGTTCCAGCAACCCCCCTTCGTTTGGCGGCCATGAGAGGTTACCTAAAATGTCTGGAGATTCTCCTAGCTTGTGGTGCTGAGGTGGACAGTTTGGATGTGAAGGCACAAACCCCTCTGTTCACTGCAGTTAGTGGCAAGCATTTAGATTGTGTACAGGCATTGCTTCGAGCTGGAGCAAATCCGAACGGTAGTATCTATAACAATAGTTCACCTATTTTGATTGCTGCCAGAGAAGGGGAGGTGGAGATTTTGAAGGAACTATTGGAACACGGAGCAGAAGTCAATGTCCGTTCCAAAGCACCAGCCTGGGCCTCCAATCCCTGTGCATGCAGTGGTCCTCTCTATCTGTCTTTGGTGTATGGACACTTTGACTGCTTTCGCCTTCTTCTCTTGTATGGCGCCAACCCCGATTTTAATTGCACCGAGGAGAAACTGCTCTCACGGATTAAGCCACGGAAGACTGTGCTGGAGACGTGTTTCCGATATGGCTGTGGGACTGAATATGTCCAACTGCTTATAGACTTTGGAGCAAATATTTATTTGCCAGATCTCACTGCATATAAAAATATAAGGCAAAATGAAGTATTTAAATTGTTAAACAGAGCCAGAG CTCAACCAAGATGTTTGATGTCACTAGCTAGGATAACCATCCGCAAGTATCTGAAGCAACAGAATGGACTACATTCCATTGACCAATTGGATATACCACCAGCCCTAAAAAACTATGTGAAACATGTCATCTGA